The Delphinus delphis chromosome 7, mDelDel1.2, whole genome shotgun sequence genome includes a window with the following:
- the RPE gene encoding ribulose-phosphate 3-epimerase isoform X4, with the protein MHFVPNITFGHPVVESLRKQLGQDPFFDMHMMVSRPEQWVKPMAVAGANQYTFHLEATENPGALIKDIRENGMKVGLAIKPGTTVEYLAPWANQIDMALVMTVEPGFGGQKFMEDMMPKVKEVFGSGVHWLRTQFPSLDIEVDGGVGPDTIHKCAEAGANMIVSGSAIMRSEDPRSVINLLRNVCSEAAQKRSLDR; encoded by the exons AT GCATTTTGTTCCCAACATCACCTTTGGTCACCCTGTGGTAGAAAGCCTCCGAAAGCAGCTAGGCCAGGACCCTTTCTTTG ACATGCACATGATGGTGTCCAGGCCGGAACAGTGGGTAAAACCAATGGCTGTAGCAGGAGCCAATCAATATACTTTTCATCTCGAGGCTACTGAGAACCCGGGGGCTTTGATCAAAGACATTCGAGAGAATGGAATGAAG GTTGGCCTTGCTATCAAACCAGGAACTACAGTTGAGTATTTGGCACCATGGGCTAATCAGATAGATATGGCCTTGGTTATGACAGTGGAACCTGGGTTTGGAGGGCAGAAATTCATGGAAGATATGATGCCAAAGGTAAAAGAAGTATTTGGTTCTGGG GTTCACTGGTTGAGGACCCAGTTCCCGTCTTTGGACATTGAGGTTGATGGTGGAGTAGGTCCTGACACCATCCATAAATGCGCAGAG GCAGGAGCTAACATGATTGTGTCTGGCAGTGCCATTATGAGGAGTGAAGACCCCAGATCTGTGATCAACCTGTTAAGAAATGTTTGCTCAGAAGCTGCTCAGAAACGTTCTCTTGATCGATGA
- the RPE gene encoding ribulose-phosphate 3-epimerase isoform X5 yields MHMMVSRPEQWVKPMAVAGANQYTFHLEATENPGALIKDIRENGMKVGLAIKPGTTVEYLAPWANQIDMALVMTVEPGFGGQKFMEDMMPKVKEVFGSGVHWLRTQFPSLDIEVDGGVGPDTIHKCAEAGANMIVSGSAIMRSEDPRSVINLLRNVCSEAAQKRSLDR; encoded by the exons ATGCACATGATGGTGTCCAGGCCGGAACAGTGGGTAAAACCAATGGCTGTAGCAGGAGCCAATCAATATACTTTTCATCTCGAGGCTACTGAGAACCCGGGGGCTTTGATCAAAGACATTCGAGAGAATGGAATGAAG GTTGGCCTTGCTATCAAACCAGGAACTACAGTTGAGTATTTGGCACCATGGGCTAATCAGATAGATATGGCCTTGGTTATGACAGTGGAACCTGGGTTTGGAGGGCAGAAATTCATGGAAGATATGATGCCAAAGGTAAAAGAAGTATTTGGTTCTGGG GTTCACTGGTTGAGGACCCAGTTCCCGTCTTTGGACATTGAGGTTGATGGTGGAGTAGGTCCTGACACCATCCATAAATGCGCAGAG GCAGGAGCTAACATGATTGTGTCTGGCAGTGCCATTATGAGGAGTGAAGACCCCAGATCTGTGATCAACCTGTTAAGAAATGTTTGCTCAGAAGCTGCTCAGAAACGTTCTCTTGATCGATGA
- the RPE gene encoding ribulose-phosphate 3-epimerase isoform X3, whose translation MASGCKIGPSILNSDLASLGAECLRMLDSGADYLHLDAPCSSGRSVFYMHMMVSRPEQWVKPMAVAGANQYTFHLEATENPGALIKDIRENGMKVGLAIKPGTTVEYLAPWANQIDMALVMTVEPGFGGQKFMEDMMPKVKEVFGSGVHWLRTQFPSLDIEVDGGVGPDTIHKCAEAGANMIVSGSAIMRSEDPRSVINLLRNVCSEAAQKRSLDR comes from the exons ATGGCGTCTGGCTGCAAGATTGGCCCGTCCATCCTCAACAGCGACCTGGCCAGTTTAGGGGCGGAGTGCCTTCGGATGCTGGACTCTGGGGCCGATTATCTGCACCTGGAT GCACCCTGCTCTTCAGGGAGGTCAGTTTTTT ACATGCACATGATGGTGTCCAGGCCGGAACAGTGGGTAAAACCAATGGCTGTAGCAGGAGCCAATCAATATACTTTTCATCTCGAGGCTACTGAGAACCCGGGGGCTTTGATCAAAGACATTCGAGAGAATGGAATGAAG GTTGGCCTTGCTATCAAACCAGGAACTACAGTTGAGTATTTGGCACCATGGGCTAATCAGATAGATATGGCCTTGGTTATGACAGTGGAACCTGGGTTTGGAGGGCAGAAATTCATGGAAGATATGATGCCAAAGGTAAAAGAAGTATTTGGTTCTGGG GTTCACTGGTTGAGGACCCAGTTCCCGTCTTTGGACATTGAGGTTGATGGTGGAGTAGGTCCTGACACCATCCATAAATGCGCAGAG GCAGGAGCTAACATGATTGTGTCTGGCAGTGCCATTATGAGGAGTGAAGACCCCAGATCTGTGATCAACCTGTTAAGAAATGTTTGCTCAGAAGCTGCTCAGAAACGTTCTCTTGATCGATGA
- the RPE gene encoding ribulose-phosphate 3-epimerase isoform X1, producing MASGCKIGPSILNSDLASLGAECLRMLDSGADYLHLDVMDGHFVPNITFGHPVVESLRKQLGQDPFFDMHMMVSRPEQWVKPMAVAGANQYTFHLEATENPGALIKDIRENGMKVGLAIKPGTTVEYLAPWANQIDMALVMTVEPGFGGQKFMEDMMPKVKEVFGSGVHWLRTQFPSLDIEVDGGVGPDTIHKCAEAGANMIVSGSAIMRSEDPRSVINLLRNVCSEAAQKRSLDR from the exons ATGGCGTCTGGCTGCAAGATTGGCCCGTCCATCCTCAACAGCGACCTGGCCAGTTTAGGGGCGGAGTGCCTTCGGATGCTGGACTCTGGGGCCGATTATCTGCACCTGGATGTAATGGACGG GCATTTTGTTCCCAACATCACCTTTGGTCACCCTGTGGTAGAAAGCCTCCGAAAGCAGCTAGGCCAGGACCCTTTCTTTG ACATGCACATGATGGTGTCCAGGCCGGAACAGTGGGTAAAACCAATGGCTGTAGCAGGAGCCAATCAATATACTTTTCATCTCGAGGCTACTGAGAACCCGGGGGCTTTGATCAAAGACATTCGAGAGAATGGAATGAAG GTTGGCCTTGCTATCAAACCAGGAACTACAGTTGAGTATTTGGCACCATGGGCTAATCAGATAGATATGGCCTTGGTTATGACAGTGGAACCTGGGTTTGGAGGGCAGAAATTCATGGAAGATATGATGCCAAAGGTAAAAGAAGTATTTGGTTCTGGG GTTCACTGGTTGAGGACCCAGTTCCCGTCTTTGGACATTGAGGTTGATGGTGGAGTAGGTCCTGACACCATCCATAAATGCGCAGAG GCAGGAGCTAACATGATTGTGTCTGGCAGTGCCATTATGAGGAGTGAAGACCCCAGATCTGTGATCAACCTGTTAAGAAATGTTTGCTCAGAAGCTGCTCAGAAACGTTCTCTTGATCGATGA
- the RPE gene encoding ribulose-phosphate 3-epimerase isoform X2, with protein sequence MASGCKIGPSILNSDLASLGAECLRMLDSGADYLHLDVMDGHFVPNITFGHPVVESLRKQLGQDPFFDMHMMVSRPEQWVKPMAVAGANQYTFHLEATENPGALIKDIRENGMKVGLAIKPGTTVEYLAPWANQIDMALVMTVEPGFGGQKFMEDMMPKVHWLRTQFPSLDIEVDGGVGPDTIHKCAEAGANMIVSGSAIMRSEDPRSVINLLRNVCSEAAQKRSLDR encoded by the exons ATGGCGTCTGGCTGCAAGATTGGCCCGTCCATCCTCAACAGCGACCTGGCCAGTTTAGGGGCGGAGTGCCTTCGGATGCTGGACTCTGGGGCCGATTATCTGCACCTGGATGTAATGGACGG GCATTTTGTTCCCAACATCACCTTTGGTCACCCTGTGGTAGAAAGCCTCCGAAAGCAGCTAGGCCAGGACCCTTTCTTTG ACATGCACATGATGGTGTCCAGGCCGGAACAGTGGGTAAAACCAATGGCTGTAGCAGGAGCCAATCAATATACTTTTCATCTCGAGGCTACTGAGAACCCGGGGGCTTTGATCAAAGACATTCGAGAGAATGGAATGAAG GTTGGCCTTGCTATCAAACCAGGAACTACAGTTGAGTATTTGGCACCATGGGCTAATCAGATAGATATGGCCTTGGTTATGACAGTGGAACCTGGGTTTGGAGGGCAGAAATTCATGGAAGATATGATGCCAAAG GTTCACTGGTTGAGGACCCAGTTCCCGTCTTTGGACATTGAGGTTGATGGTGGAGTAGGTCCTGACACCATCCATAAATGCGCAGAG GCAGGAGCTAACATGATTGTGTCTGGCAGTGCCATTATGAGGAGTGAAGACCCCAGATCTGTGATCAACCTGTTAAGAAATGTTTGCTCAGAAGCTGCTCAGAAACGTTCTCTTGATCGATGA